From Domibacillus sp. DTU_2020_1001157_1_SI_ALB_TIR_016, a single genomic window includes:
- a CDS encoding S-layer homology domain-containing protein: MTEKPEWEVPAEIYNILRERAGMTVYTHTHKPVDFNNMKYGFTKIYEQTPNYIIARPHNTKDYMLVSKDGFYAAYTTKEKGAAIDAENGSMLWRTLRNYAFEDIWDEDNQYGYFHFGQPQATDLVGEVLLTEDFLIPEGTKVYEFALYDDSDWYKQLPVDMLKIGGINVFSKWGSVNGIELSEEERYHLRSVLFLTSGGTPQMSYDPDRLHWKLENWLYPAFIDVRKDHWARENITWAFRTGLIQGFPDGRFQPLSLLKESDFTVIAAKYFGFKPGATYGHRAQQYYDFFKPYNLPLKGYTNDTAKNGIVTRGQLAQVIAASQGAAYGPYSAVGFMYKNNLSSGTTGAKTFEDYHFNEPLTRAQISAFFRRMEAAGMTALK; the protein is encoded by the coding sequence GTGACAGAGAAACCAGAATGGGAAGTTCCAGCTGAGATTTACAATATTTTACGAGAAAGAGCAGGAATGACTGTTTACACTCATACGCACAAGCCGGTTGACTTTAATAATATGAAGTATGGGTTTACTAAAATTTATGAGCAAACACCCAATTATATTATCGCCCGGCCTCATAATACAAAAGATTACATGCTTGTAAGTAAAGATGGATTTTACGCTGCTTATACGACAAAAGAAAAGGGTGCGGCCATTGACGCGGAAAATGGCTCAATGCTTTGGCGTACGCTGCGGAATTATGCGTTTGAAGATATCTGGGATGAAGATAATCAGTATGGATATTTTCATTTTGGTCAGCCACAAGCAACTGATTTAGTGGGCGAAGTACTTTTAACTGAAGATTTTTTAATTCCTGAAGGTACAAAGGTGTATGAATTTGCCTTATATGATGATTCCGATTGGTATAAACAATTACCAGTAGACATGCTGAAGATCGGTGGAATTAATGTGTTTTCAAAATGGGGTTCAGTCAACGGTATTGAACTTTCTGAAGAGGAAAGGTATCACTTACGCAGTGTACTATTTCTGACATCTGGCGGAACGCCTCAAATGAGTTATGATCCAGATAGATTGCATTGGAAATTAGAAAACTGGCTATATCCAGCATTTATCGATGTTCGAAAAGACCATTGGGCACGTGAAAATATTACGTGGGCATTCCGAACAGGATTGATTCAAGGATTCCCGGATGGCCGGTTCCAGCCACTATCCTTGTTGAAAGAATCAGACTTCACAGTTATCGCGGCAAAGTATTTCGGCTTTAAGCCAGGTGCCACATATGGTCACCGGGCACAGCAGTATTATGATTTCTTTAAACCGTACAATCTGCCGCTTAAAGGGTACACAAATGATACTGCGAAAAACGGTATCGTAACACGCGGCCAATTGGCACAAGTCATTGCGGCTTCTCAGGGAGCTGCTTATGGACCATATTCAGCAGTCGGATTTATGTACAAAAATAATCTTTCTTCTGGCACAACGGGAGCTAAAACATTTGAAGACTATCACTTTAATGAACCGTTAACCCGTGCTCAAATCTCTGCTTTCTTCCGGCGCATGGAGGCAGCAGGGATGACTGCATTGAAGTAA
- a CDS encoding S8 family peptidase has protein sequence MKNFVCGVIGIGLWLSIHGNHPVFADSNEEKQMLIIFDEETSQQEIDKTVKSVDGDVIDAFEQVAAASIEIPEDSIDELQKSPSVKHVEEDILIHLSEQIEDWGIQATNIPSAWNSGFTGQGVKVAVIDSGIAPHSDLAVAGGVSTVGYTTSYNDDQGHGTHVAGIIGARNNNFGVKGAAYESELYAVKAFDQNGEAYLSDLIEGIDWSISNGMDIINLSSGTQIESAVLHSVIDRAYASGLLIVAAAGNDGAPDGLEDTVDFPARYSSVIGVGAVDSYFNRAPFSSTGPAVEVAAPGVRILSTYLGNQYAYMSGTSMAAPYVTGELVLLKQAYPRLTIEELRQVLIEHTRDLGSAGRDPFFGYGFIQASSFTEPTEFEEENPLTGINLSQSSLSGRPGDTLNVIASAVFKNGEVQNVTNEAAWSSANTAVATVQDGRVELKGYGSTIITVTYEDQSAVIIVNVPAPDPEPNPVVNLEVNQTILIGQPGEAINVTASATYKNGDRQNVTNEAAWSSANTAVAVVEDGRVEFTGYGSTTIIVTYEGQSTMIVVNSPEPLPESETGIHSFQDVSAFYAPAVEYLVRNQITQGLSRTEFGVQKDIIRADAAIWLAKELNLNTESAEESGFVDVPSRAAGAVNALKQAGIIGGKTATRFGASDPLTRGEVALILQRAFNLTGDGRSSSFTDVSSRYKEAVDALVANNITSGYTATQFGVARNITRGQLAVFLYRLSSK, from the coding sequence TTGAAAAACTTCGTCTGCGGAGTAATAGGTATCGGGTTGTGGCTGTCAATTCACGGAAACCATCCGGTCTTTGCTGATAGTAATGAGGAAAAACAAATGCTTATTATTTTTGATGAGGAAACTAGCCAGCAAGAGATTGACAAAACGGTGAAGAGTGTAGACGGTGATGTGATAGATGCATTTGAGCAAGTGGCGGCTGCATCTATTGAGATACCAGAAGATTCAATCGATGAGCTACAGAAATCTCCTTCTGTAAAGCATGTAGAGGAAGATATTCTCATTCATCTGAGCGAACAAATAGAAGATTGGGGTATTCAGGCCACCAATATACCTTCTGCCTGGAATTCCGGTTTTACAGGTCAAGGGGTTAAAGTAGCGGTGATTGATTCGGGTATCGCACCGCACAGTGATTTGGCGGTTGCAGGAGGGGTATCAACGGTTGGCTATACGACTTCATACAACGATGATCAGGGTCATGGAACACATGTGGCTGGTATAATCGGCGCACGAAACAACAACTTCGGTGTAAAAGGGGCGGCTTACGAATCGGAACTTTACGCTGTAAAAGCGTTTGATCAAAATGGTGAAGCTTATTTGTCTGATTTGATCGAAGGGATCGACTGGTCCATTTCAAATGGAATGGACATCATTAACTTAAGTTCAGGAACTCAAATAGAATCCGCTGTATTACACTCTGTCATTGACCGAGCTTATGCAAGCGGCCTGCTTATAGTTGCAGCTGCCGGAAATGATGGAGCGCCAGATGGACTAGAAGATACAGTAGACTTTCCGGCGCGTTATTCGTCGGTTATCGGAGTCGGTGCTGTAGACAGCTATTTTAATCGAGCTCCTTTTTCATCTACAGGGCCAGCTGTCGAGGTAGCTGCTCCCGGCGTAAGAATTCTAAGTACTTATTTAGGGAACCAGTATGCTTATATGAGTGGCACTTCCATGGCAGCACCTTATGTAACAGGGGAACTGGTTTTATTAAAACAGGCTTACCCACGGCTTACCATTGAAGAATTGCGCCAGGTACTAATTGAGCATACAAGAGATTTAGGCTCAGCAGGAAGAGATCCGTTTTTTGGCTATGGTTTCATTCAGGCTTCTTCCTTTACAGAGCCTACAGAATTTGAGGAAGAGAATCCATTGACCGGTATAAACCTCAGTCAAAGTTCCCTCTCAGGAAGGCCGGGAGATACCCTCAATGTCATAGCATCTGCGGTATTTAAAAACGGCGAAGTCCAGAATGTGACGAACGAGGCAGCGTGGTCATCGGCTAACACCGCTGTGGCAACGGTTCAGGACGGAAGAGTGGAACTGAAAGGCTATGGCAGCACAATAATTACGGTGACATACGAAGACCAATCCGCTGTGATCATTGTAAATGTTCCAGCTCCAGATCCAGAACCAAATCCTGTTGTCAACCTTGAAGTCAACCAAACCATTCTAATAGGGCAGCCAGGAGAGGCTATTAATGTAACAGCATCCGCCACCTACAAAAATGGTGATAGGCAAAATGTGACGAATGAGGCAGCATGGTCATCGGCCAACACGGCTGTTGCCGTGGTCGAGGACGGAAGAGTAGAGTTCACCGGCTATGGCAGCACAACCATCATAGTTACGTATGAGGGTCAATCAACTATGATTGTGGTCAATAGCCCAGAGCCGCTGCCAGAATCAGAAACAGGTATTCATTCTTTCCAGGACGTTTCTGCCTTTTATGCGCCGGCCGTAGAATATTTGGTTCGTAATCAAATTACCCAGGGTTTATCTCGGACAGAATTTGGTGTTCAGAAAGATATTATCCGTGCAGACGCTGCTATTTGGTTAGCTAAAGAACTAAATTTAAACACGGAAAGTGCAGAGGAATCTGGCTTTGTGGATGTACCGTCAAGGGCTGCAGGGGCCGTAAATGCGCTGAAACAAGCAGGGATTATTGGCGGAAAAACAGCAACCAGATTCGGCGCCTCTGATCCGCTGACACGTGGAGAAGTTGCGCTTATTTTACAGCGGGCTTTTAATCTCACAGGGGACGGAAGGTCATCTTCTTTTACAGACGTGTCTTCTCGTTACAAGGAAGCTGTGGATGCATTGGTTGCAAATAATATCACATCTGGTTACACTGCAACACAATTTGGGGTTGCCCGTAATATTACCCGCGGTCAGCTGGCCGTTTTCCTCTATCGATTGTCGTCTAAATAA
- a CDS encoding DUF3006 family protein, whose protein sequence is MRNGIYTIDSIEKGQAKLLWREDESIEELIEAEKLGAHVREGDLIKIVSLPEGLQVEVLEGETESIKEKARAMKEQLLKQTEEKK, encoded by the coding sequence ATGAGAAACGGTATTTATACGATTGATTCCATTGAAAAAGGCCAGGCGAAGCTGTTATGGCGTGAGGATGAATCGATTGAAGAGCTGATAGAGGCTGAAAAGCTGGGGGCTCATGTGAGAGAAGGGGACTTGATCAAAATCGTGTCTCTGCCAGAAGGGCTCCAAGTTGAGGTTTTAGAAGGGGAAACAGAAAGTATTAAGGAAAAAGCTAGAGCAATGAAAGAACAGTTGCTCAAGCAAACTGAAGAAAAGAAATGA
- a CDS encoding toxin regulator, whose product MDWKNKKVMVLLGAFILVTILLVTNLSSVSEKEDQVAALQLKLDESEKTINDQDTKITTLEQKVEEAQPWFELTEKEQQQKIEEQKAKDAAKKAAEEAAAKKKVEAEAAAAAEAQRKAEEEEKRGYETGITYDQLARTPDDYIGEKVKFYGKVVQVMEGDGEVQVRIAVNEDYDTILFGAYDSYITDSRILEDDLITVMGTSNGLLTYESTMGGDITIPSIFIDKIEQ is encoded by the coding sequence GTGGATTGGAAAAACAAAAAAGTCATGGTTTTGCTCGGTGCTTTTATCTTGGTGACTATTTTACTGGTCACGAATTTAAGTTCTGTATCTGAAAAAGAAGATCAGGTAGCTGCTTTACAACTTAAACTTGATGAAAGTGAAAAAACCATCAATGATCAGGACACTAAAATCACTACATTAGAACAGAAAGTCGAAGAGGCACAGCCATGGTTTGAGCTAACAGAAAAAGAACAGCAGCAAAAGATTGAAGAACAAAAAGCTAAAGACGCCGCTAAAAAAGCTGCTGAAGAAGCTGCTGCGAAGAAAAAAGTTGAAGCTGAAGCTGCCGCCGCTGCTGAAGCTCAAAGAAAAGCTGAAGAAGAAGAAAAAAGAGGTTACGAGACAGGTATCACTTATGACCAATTAGCTAGAACACCTGATGATTATATCGGTGAGAAAGTTAAATTTTATGGCAAGGTTGTTCAGGTAATGGAAGGCGATGGAGAAGTCCAAGTAAGGATTGCTGTTAACGAAGATTATGACACCATACTTTTTGGTGCTTACGATTCCTACATTACCGATTCTAGAATATTAGAAGATGATTTAATTACTGTGATGGGAACATCGAATGGTCTGTTAACTTATGAGTCTACAATGGGTGGAGATATTACTATCCCTAGTATATTTATTGACAAAATCGAGCAATAA
- a CDS encoding polysaccharide deacetylase family protein, with protein MKRKLIFIGLGILLVFLLLLGTYKLMNARTYQLFGGLTEQVETNQKVVALTFDDGPTKNVNEILRLLDKYNVKATFFLIGKDIETYPEGAKRIVEAGHQIGNHTYSHNRMVFKKSSYIKEEIEKTDQLIRKAGYKGEIGFRPPNGKKLIGLPYYLNKHNRDTITWNLEPDSYYTTVSEKVDYVKQNIKPGSIILLHPMYEGNGKELQTIEGILEALSDKGYKFVTVNELQEL; from the coding sequence ATGAAAAGGAAATTAATATTTATTGGATTAGGAATCCTCCTGGTATTTCTTTTGTTGCTTGGTACTTACAAATTAATGAATGCTAGAACATACCAGTTATTTGGTGGTTTAACCGAGCAGGTGGAGACAAATCAAAAAGTAGTTGCTTTAACCTTTGATGATGGTCCTACAAAGAACGTAAATGAAATTCTTCGACTATTGGATAAATACAATGTCAAGGCCACTTTCTTTCTAATTGGTAAAGACATTGAAACATATCCAGAGGGGGCTAAGAGGATTGTGGAAGCAGGACATCAAATTGGAAATCACACTTACTCTCATAATCGAATGGTTTTCAAGAAATCTTCTTATATTAAAGAAGAAATTGAAAAAACGGATCAACTAATTCGAAAAGCCGGATATAAGGGTGAAATTGGCTTCAGGCCGCCTAATGGAAAAAAGCTTATTGGACTGCCGTATTATTTAAATAAACACAATAGAGACACTATAACTTGGAACCTTGAACCCGACAGCTATTATACGACTGTTTCTGAAAAAGTGGATTACGTGAAACAAAATATTAAACCAGGTTCGATTATCTTGTTACATCCGATGTATGAAGGCAATGGAAAAGAACTTCAAACAATCGAGGGGATTCTAGAAGCACTCTCAGACAAAGGATACAAATTTGTAACTGTTAATGAGCTTCAGGAATTGTAA
- a CDS encoding DUF3942 family protein: MIINFVSSEEQEIISFCRTYDYKTAEGVIRLNFQDIFARKVKEHLVEDPDKAVLKKEFKEVLFPYLSELNSKIGFEENRSYSFRMSPETGGKIRIRDAELHIKVKQNTNKIKILQHQKELYLDELIVKNGKLFSERHDEEFKIEHLEGYLEKTFAPVIF, translated from the coding sequence ATGATAATAAATTTTGTGTCTAGTGAAGAGCAGGAAATTATCTCCTTTTGCCGAACTTATGATTATAAAACAGCAGAAGGAGTGATTCGTTTGAATTTTCAAGATATTTTTGCCAGGAAAGTTAAAGAACATCTGGTTGAAGATCCTGATAAAGCTGTTTTAAAGAAAGAATTTAAAGAGGTGTTATTCCCGTATCTCTCTGAATTAAACAGTAAAATAGGTTTCGAAGAGAATAGAAGTTATAGCTTTAGGATGTCACCTGAAACAGGCGGGAAAATAAGAATTAGAGATGCAGAACTACATATTAAGGTAAAACAAAATACGAACAAAATAAAAATTCTTCAGCATCAAAAAGAACTATATTTAGATGAGCTCATTGTTAAGAACGGCAAGCTTTTTAGCGAAAGGCATGATGAAGAATTTAAAATAGAACATTTAGAAGGGTATTTAGAAAAAACTTTTGCACCTGTCATATTTTAA
- a CDS encoding S-layer homology domain-containing protein has product MKKINITVTIILLFLSMTSITAVVQADTILPLNSTVSGSISEQEPMDAYTVSVDEAGVLSIDVNVYFSAALIELRDSNNALVGNFEGVFNGRPENPTSFHKDVNIEPGVYTVFVKDFNKTSFGNYDLKVVLDPAHNTEIEPNQTFLEAMPIQVNDKRFRGFISANDHEDYYKVELSEPGRLVVDVDSKMVNGSVDLYDSKGTMIFWDSLGFYRGLPLQWKKHADLEPGTYYISIRGNDFYQGIYEMLVSFTAANNEEIEPNNSKNTAMPIPLNDPKTYTGFLSYTDNFDYYKIDMKYDGYLTINFSSEFSSYQLTNETGIVYDSHVSSGSVGDPETSSRKTALPKGTYYFIPAAQVLWQGGVYTMSFKPETNFKDVTARYSSAVIFLLDKEVTNGLSKDKFGINDNIKRVDAAIWLAKILDLDITNSMNTPYSDLPKRAWGAVNALKEANIVNGKSSSYFGGNDSMTRGEMALLLQRAYKLNGDDAELSFTDVSPRYEEAVKALVKNNVTQGKSSTQFGTSIPITRGEMALFLHRAETTK; this is encoded by the coding sequence TTGAAGAAAATCAACATCACTGTTACAATCATTTTACTGTTTTTGTCAATGACATCTATAACCGCAGTCGTTCAGGCCGATACCATTTTGCCACTGAATTCAACCGTTTCAGGCTCTATATCAGAGCAGGAGCCAATGGATGCATACACTGTATCTGTTGATGAAGCAGGCGTTTTATCAATTGATGTTAATGTGTACTTTTCGGCTGCTTTAATCGAGTTAAGAGATTCGAATAATGCGTTAGTAGGTAATTTTGAAGGTGTTTTTAACGGTCGCCCGGAAAATCCGACTTCATTTCACAAAGATGTTAATATAGAACCTGGCGTGTATACTGTTTTTGTGAAAGATTTTAATAAAACCAGTTTTGGGAATTATGATTTGAAGGTAGTACTTGATCCCGCGCACAACACGGAAATTGAACCGAATCAAACATTCCTTGAAGCAATGCCAATTCAAGTGAATGACAAAAGGTTCCGAGGTTTTATCAGCGCGAATGATCATGAAGACTATTATAAAGTAGAATTGAGTGAACCGGGTCGTTTAGTAGTAGACGTTGATTCTAAAATGGTAAATGGAAGTGTTGATTTATACGATTCGAAAGGAACGATGATTTTTTGGGATTCTTTAGGATTTTATCGGGGTCTGCCGTTACAATGGAAAAAACATGCGGATCTTGAACCAGGCACGTACTATATAAGTATTCGAGGAAACGATTTCTATCAAGGGATTTATGAAATGCTCGTCTCGTTTACTGCGGCAAATAATGAAGAGATCGAACCGAATAACAGTAAGAATACAGCGATGCCCATTCCTTTAAATGACCCGAAAACCTATACAGGCTTTTTGAGTTATACTGATAACTTCGATTACTATAAAATTGACATGAAATACGATGGGTATTTAACGATAAATTTTTCATCGGAATTCAGTAGCTACCAATTAACAAATGAAACAGGTATCGTATATGATTCTCATGTTAGCAGTGGAAGTGTTGGCGATCCGGAAACTTCCTCAAGGAAAACGGCACTTCCAAAAGGCACTTATTATTTTATACCCGCTGCTCAAGTGCTTTGGCAGGGCGGAGTGTATACGATGTCATTCAAACCTGAAACAAACTTTAAAGATGTCACGGCCCGCTATTCGTCTGCAGTCATTTTCTTGTTAGATAAAGAAGTGACAAATGGGCTTTCAAAAGATAAATTTGGGATAAATGACAACATTAAGCGAGTAGATGCAGCTATTTGGCTCGCCAAAATATTAGATCTGGATATTACAAACTCAATGAATACGCCTTATTCCGATTTGCCAAAAAGGGCATGGGGAGCTGTGAATGCTTTAAAAGAGGCAAACATAGTCAATGGAAAATCATCGTCCTATTTCGGGGGCAATGATTCAATGACCCGCGGTGAAATGGCATTGCTGCTCCAACGGGCATATAAATTAAACGGCGATGACGCCGAACTTTCATTTACAGATGTATCTCCGCGTTATGAAGAAGCGGTCAAAGCTTTAGTGAAAAACAACGTGACGCAAGGCAAATCATCCACCCAGTTTGGAACGAGCATACCTATTACTCGAGGAGAAATGGCGTTGTTCTTACACCGGGCTGAAACAACTAAATAA
- a CDS encoding S-layer homology domain-containing protein yields MKKPLALLSSIVFSLGIAAPLAQAATFKDVSESYRFYEDIDYLSNTGIISGFPDGRFMPDTQVTRAQAAIMIGRAFDVDGTKRSTVFDDVSPSSVASGYIAQAVEGGIISGFPDGTFRPNEPVTRGQLAILLTRAYELTETAPVVFKDVSKNSAAYSYIGKIIAAGITQGYPDNTYRPDTAVKRGEFAAFMSRAIDAADTSEPLPEGPALYVDFLNVGQGDAIFLGFPNGQTMMVDAGRSDADIKEAVSGFGPGFAVDTFVATHPDADHIGGADAVIKDFGVKTVIDSGQDHTTNTYLDYLAAIQVSGADFKVAEEGQDISPDPSVSVKVLHADSQAADLNEGSIVLKVSYGDADYLLTGDADIEVENEMMAKYDLEAEVLKVSHHGSSTGTSAAFLAAVDPNDAILSYGEGNTYGHPHSEVLNRLLDYGVNVWKTPEGSIETWTEGQEIHFTQGIDVPPTVEDPVEGSSTVQIVSKDLSGETVGIKNNGSSSVGMSGWKLVSVQGNQTYTFPDGYTLGAGKTVYVTSGPDAKEQLPTYLKWTTSNMWANIGDPAQLFDLNWEIVSVMD; encoded by the coding sequence TTGAAAAAGCCATTAGCTTTATTATCAAGCATTGTTTTTTCGCTTGGCATTGCGGCTCCGCTTGCTCAGGCAGCAACATTTAAGGATGTTTCTGAAAGTTACAGATTCTATGAGGACATTGATTATTTATCCAATACAGGGATTATTTCTGGTTTTCCAGATGGCCGTTTTATGCCTGATACGCAGGTAACCCGTGCTCAGGCGGCGATTATGATTGGCCGTGCATTTGATGTGGATGGTACGAAGCGATCGACAGTCTTTGATGATGTAAGCCCATCCAGTGTCGCGTCCGGTTATATTGCGCAAGCGGTAGAAGGGGGCATTATTAGCGGTTTTCCAGACGGAACATTTCGTCCTAATGAGCCGGTTACCCGGGGACAGCTGGCGATTTTGCTAACACGTGCTTATGAATTGACAGAAACAGCACCAGTAGTATTTAAAGATGTATCAAAGAATTCAGCAGCTTATTCTTATATCGGTAAGATTATTGCAGCCGGTATTACACAAGGCTACCCGGATAATACATACCGTCCTGATACAGCAGTGAAACGCGGCGAATTTGCGGCGTTTATGTCACGTGCTATAGATGCCGCAGACACTTCTGAGCCATTGCCGGAAGGACCTGCATTATATGTAGATTTCTTAAATGTTGGCCAGGGGGATGCCATTTTTCTTGGATTTCCAAATGGGCAGACGATGATGGTGGATGCTGGCCGGTCGGACGCAGATATCAAGGAAGCAGTCAGCGGATTTGGTCCTGGCTTTGCAGTTGACACTTTTGTGGCCACTCATCCAGATGCTGACCATATTGGTGGGGCTGATGCTGTGATTAAAGATTTTGGTGTAAAAACCGTTATTGATTCCGGTCAGGATCATACGACGAATACGTATCTTGATTATCTGGCAGCCATCCAGGTGTCAGGTGCCGACTTTAAGGTAGCAGAAGAAGGCCAGGATATTTCGCCGGATCCATCTGTTTCAGTGAAGGTACTGCACGCAGACAGCCAGGCAGCAGATCTTAATGAAGGATCAATCGTTCTTAAGGTGAGTTATGGTGATGCTGACTACTTATTAACAGGTGACGCCGATATTGAAGTAGAAAATGAAATGATGGCTAAATATGATCTGGAGGCAGAAGTATTGAAAGTTTCACACCATGGATCTTCAACAGGAACTTCAGCGGCCTTTTTAGCTGCCGTCGATCCAAATGATGCGATTTTGTCTTATGGAGAAGGAAACACCTATGGGCATCCTCATTCTGAAGTGCTAAACCGCCTGCTTGATTATGGTGTTAATGTGTGGAAAACACCAGAAGGCAGCATCGAAACGTGGACAGAAGGCCAGGAGATTCATTTCACACAAGGGATTGATGTACCGCCAACTGTAGAAGATCCAGTGGAAGGCAGCAGCACAGTCCAAATTGTCAGCAAAGATTTGAGTGGAGAAACAGTAGGCATCAAGAATAACGGCTCTAGCAGCGTAGGCATGTCGGGATGGAAGCTTGTCAGTGTTCAAGGAAACCAAACGTACACATTTCCAGATGGCTATACCCTCGGAGCAGGGAAGACCGTTTATGTGACTTCAGGGCCTGACGCAAAAGAACAGCTGCCAACGTATCTGAAATGGACAACTTCTAACATGTGGGCCAATATCGGAGATCCAGCACAGTTATTTGATTTAAATTGGGAAATCGTGAGCGTGATGGACTGA
- a CDS encoding CarD family transcriptional regulator, whose protein sequence is MHGAGVIEAIEEKEILGKTQQYFIMAFPLRKLQVMIPITKVSDYGMRLVLNMTAIEQVMNMFGQGEIDRSITYKQRFKINTDKMKTGMTKDGAEVIRDLVMIQKEKPLNSNEKIMLRDAMQFLVSELELSNSMTQPQAKDLLQDRLSRVKTAG, encoded by the coding sequence ATGCATGGGGCAGGCGTAATTGAAGCCATTGAGGAAAAAGAAATTCTAGGGAAAACACAGCAATATTTCATTATGGCTTTTCCTCTTAGGAAACTGCAGGTAATGATTCCAATCACGAAAGTGAGCGACTATGGGATGCGGCTCGTATTGAACATGACGGCTATTGAGCAAGTCATGAACATGTTCGGGCAGGGAGAAATTGATCGGTCTATAACATATAAACAAAGATTTAAGATTAACACCGACAAAATGAAAACGGGTATGACGAAAGACGGAGCTGAAGTTATCCGCGATTTGGTTATGATCCAAAAGGAAAAACCATTAAATTCAAACGAAAAAATAATGCTCCGCGATGCAATGCAGTTTCTTGTCAGCGAACTTGAGCTAAGTAACAGCATGACGCAGCCACAGGCGAAAGACTTATTACAAGATCGGCTTAGCCGGGTAAAAACCGCTGGCTAA